DNA from Candidatus Caccoplasma merdavium:
TTCTTCAAAGTGGTGCCACCAGGAATCGAACCGGGGACACTAGGATTTTCAGTCCTTTGCTCTACCAACTGAGCTATGGCACCATCGCTTTTGCGTGTGCAAATGTAGGGGTTTTTTTTTATTCTGCCTAATTTTTTGAGAAAAAAATGTCGAAATCGATGTTTTTTCTCGAGTAATCGGGAAATCGGATTCTTTTTTTCTCTTTTTGAGCCGTTTTTTCTATGGTGTCTTGAGTTGGCTCGGTATAGTCTTGTGCCGAAAACTTCGTCGACTTTTATTGTCTCTGCGCACAGCTTTTCCTATCTTTGTGACAAACTCTATCTATGGCATTGAAAATTTTGCATACGGCCGATTGGCATTTGGGTCAGACGTTTTATTCCTATGAACGCCATGACGAGCATGAAGCCTTTCTTTCGTGGCTGTGCGGGCAACTTGTCGCCCAGCGAGCCGATGTGCTCTTGATTGCGGGTGATGTTTTCGACACGCCCAATCCGTCGGCTCTTTCGCAACGCCTTTTTTATCGCTTCCTGCGTCGGGCGACCGAGGAGAATCGCACGTTGCAGATTGTCGTCATTGCGGGCAATCACGATTCTGCGGCCCGTCTCGAAGCTCCCGACCCGCTCTTTGAGGAGATGCGGGTGGTGGTGCGCGGTCTTGTGCGGCGCACCCCGGCGGGCGATATCGACCTCGACCGTCTCATTGTGCCGTTGGGTCACGCGCTTCACCCCGAGGCATATTGCCTGGCGGTGCCTTTCCTGCGGCAGGGCGACTACCCGCGTGCCGAGAATTATGGGCAGGGGGTAGCGGCGCTTTACCGGGCGTTGTGCGAACGGGCTTCCCGGCTGGGCAAACCTCTGGTGGCCATGGGGCATTTGCAGGCTACGGGGGCGGAGGTGTCGGAGAACGACCGTTCTGAACGAACGGTCATCGGCGGTCTCGAATGTGTGTCGCCTGAGGCTTTCGATGCGTCGCTCCGTTACACGGCGCTGGGGCATCTGCATCGCGCCCAACGGGTGTCGCGACGTGAAAATGTGCGGTATGCCGGGGCTCCGATACCGATGTCGTTTGCCGAGCGCAACAATCGTCACGGTGTGGTGTGTGTCACGCTCGACGGTGACTCGACCGCCATCGAATGGCTTCCCTTTGAACCGCCGGTGCCGTTGGTGTCGATAAGTGGGACAAGTGAGACGATTTTTGAGGCCATCGCTCAGTTACCCCAGGGCGAGGCCGATGCGCACGCTCCTTATCTCGAAATAAAGGTGCGTCTCACGCAGCCCGAGCCGTCGTTGCGCCGTCGCATCGAGGAAGCCTTGGTGGAGCGGCGGGTGCGTCTGGCGCGTTTGGCTCCGGAGTTGCCGGGGCAGGGAGCCGGCGGGGAGGCAGTCGCTTTTGCTGATGACTGGCAGGAGGTGTCGCCCATGCAGATTGCCCGGGAACATTATCAGAAAATCTATCAAACGGAAATGCCGGCAGAGATGACCACTTTGCTGCAACAGGTGATGAGGGAGGCGCAGCCATGAAGATATTAGCCATACGCGGGAAAAACCTCGCTTCGCTCGAAGGTGAATTTGCGGTCGATTTTACAAGCGAACCTCTTGCCTCGGCCGGCCTTTTTGCCATAACAGGGCCTACCGGCGCCGGAAAGTCGACGCTGCTCGATGCCT
Protein-coding regions in this window:
- a CDS encoding exonuclease SbcCD subunit D C-terminal domain-containing protein; protein product: MKILHTADWHLGQTFYSYERHDEHEAFLSWLCGQLVAQRADVLLIAGDVFDTPNPSALSQRLFYRFLRRATEENRTLQIVVIAGNHDSAARLEAPDPLFEEMRVVVRGLVRRTPAGDIDLDRLIVPLGHALHPEAYCLAVPFLRQGDYPRAENYGQGVAALYRALCERASRLGKPLVAMGHLQATGAEVSENDRSERTVIGGLECVSPEAFDASLRYTALGHLHRAQRVSRRENVRYAGAPIPMSFAERNNRHGVVCVTLDGDSTAIEWLPFEPPVPLVSISGTSETIFEAIAQLPQGEADAHAPYLEIKVRLTQPEPSLRRRIEEALVERRVRLARLAPELPGQGAGGEAVAFADDWQEVSPMQIAREHYQKIYQTEMPAEMTTLLQQVMREAQP